The following is a genomic window from bacterium.
ACCCGCTCGGTCGGCATCTTCATGACCTGGCCGATCTCTTCCGGCGTGGGCTCGCGCCCATACTCCTGAAGCAGCTGCCGCGAGATGCGGATCAGCTTGTTGATCGTCTCCACCATGTGGACCGGGATGCGGATCGTCCGCGCCTGGTCCGCGAGCGCGCGGGTGATCGCCTGCCGGATCCACCACGTGGCGTACGTGCTGAACTTGTAGCCCTTGCGCCAGTCGAACTTCTCGACCGCGCGGATCAGGCCGAGGTTGCCCTCCTGGATCAGGTCGAGGAACAGCATGCCGCGGCCGACGTACTTCTTGGCGATGCTGACGACAAGCCGAAGGTTGGCCTCGATGAGGCGGCGCTTCGCGTCCTCGTCGCCGCGCTCCATCCGCTTGGCGAGCTTGACCTCGTCCGCGGATGACAGCAGCGGCACCTTGCCGATTTCCTTGAGGTACATCCGGACGGGGTCGTCGATACTGACCCCTTCGAGCGGCTCGAGCTCGACCGGCTCCGCCTCTTCCTCTTCCTTCTCCTTTTCGGCTTCCTTGGGGTCGTCGACGACCTTGATCTCGAGATCCCCGAGCATGCCGTAGATCTTGTCGTACTCGTCCAGAGTGTGCTCAACCTGGGGTACGGCCTCTTGGATTTCCTCGTAGGTCACATAGCCGCGGCGGCGGCCCTGCTCGACGAGCTGGCGCATCTCGGCCGGCAGCGTGGCCAGGGCCTTTTCGGCCTCCAGGCGGCGCTTCGTCGTAGCGGCCTCCGACTCGGTAGTGACCTGTGCGCGACGCGGTTTAGACACTGACCTTCAACTCCCTGATCCGTTCCTTTTCCTTTCGTGCTTCCAGCAGTTCCACCGCCAGCCTGTCCCGGCGGCCGTCGTCTCGGCCGCGTACCGCTTCCGCGTGCTCGGCCGTCAGGCGGTCGATCCGTTCCCCTACCTCGACGAGCCGCATCGTCCGGAGGCACCCCTCCGCGATCCGGCGCGCGTCCCCACGCACCGGCGGTTCCTCGATCAGGAACCGGCTCAGCAGCGAGATCACACGCTCATCCCGCAGCCGTTCGCGAAGCCGGCCCGGTTCGAGGCCTTCCGCCTCCGGATTCAGGAGCGCCTGCGCGAGGGCGTGATGAACCGGCTCTCGAAACGCGTCCGCGTCGACCAGCCCGCGAACCGCGCTCCGCACCGCTGCGTCCGCCACCAGAAGATGTAGAAGGAGTGCTTCGGCTCCTGCCCGCCCGTCGGCCCCGCGCGGCGCGGTCCCGACGGCCCCCTGGCTCGTCCGGGGCGCGGTCGGCGGCCGTCTCGGCTCGTCACGATCCTTCGCGAGACGGCGCATCTGTCCTCTGATGGCGTCCTCGCGGACCCCTAGGCGCTCCGCCAGCAACCGGACGTACTCCGACTGCCGGACCGGGTTTGGTGCTATAATGATCAACTGGCTTAGTTCGTCTACAATTCCCACCTTTCCTTCCACCGTTCTTGCGTCGTGCCGGGCCGAGGCCATGGCGAACCGGTAGTCGAACACCGACCGAGCGCCTGCCAGCACTTCGCGGAAGGCCTCCGGACCCTTTTCCCGCAAGAATTCGTCCGGATCGGCCCCTCCGGGAAGCACCGCCACCCGGACGGGCAGCTCAGCCTGTTCGAAGATCGCCAGCCCCCGTTCCGCGGCATCCATGCCCGACGCGTCGGCATCGTAGACCAGCACGGCACGGGAGGCAAACCGCTTCAGCAGCAGGACCTGGTCCTGTGTGAGCGCCGTTCCCAGCGACGCCACCGCGGCCCCGACACCGAATTGATGACACGCCAACGCGTCCATGTACCCTTCTACGACGACGGCTTCGCCGTTCTCCCGGATCGCCGGCCGGGCCGCCTCGAGCGCAAAGAGTGTGCGGCCCTTCACAAAGAGCGCGGTCTCGCGCGTATTCAGGTACTTCGGCGTCGCGTCGTCGAGCGCCCGGCCTCCGAAGGCGACCGGCCGGCTCTGCAGGTCCCGGATCGGGAAGATCAGCCGGTTCCGCAACGCATCGTAATGCCCGCTGGCGCTCCGGGACGGGTCCCCGCCCGCGCGGGCAACCGCCAGGCCGGCCTGCTCGAGCGCCGTCCCGTCGAAGCCGCGGGACCGCAATGCGCGCAGGAGGCCGTCCCAGCCCGCGGGCGCGAAGCCCAGCCGGAAGGCCTCGACCGCTTCCGCGCTCACCCCGCGCTCGGCCAAGTACCGTCGGGCCGCGAGGCCTTCCTCGCCGGCCAACTGCGCGCGGTAGTACGCCTCGGCCTCAGCGACCGTCCGCAGCAGGCGCTCGCGCTCGCCGCCCTGCCGCTCTTCTTCGGGCGTCCGTTCGATCCGCACCCCGGCCCGATCGGCCAAGTCGGCGAGCGCGTCGGGAAAGGCCACGCCGCCTAGCCGCATCACGAAATCGAACACGTCGCCGCCCGCGTGGCAGCCGAAGCAGTAGAAGAACCCGAGCTCGGGATTGACGGTGAACGACGGGGTCTTCTCGGAATGAAACGGGCAGAGTCCGGTGTACCGCCGGCCGGATCGCTTCAGCGTGACGTGCGCCGAGACGACATCGAGGATGTTGATGCGCCGGCGGATCTCGTCTGTGACCTCTCTCGACCGTCCGGCCATCGCTCGCACCCGCGAAAAAGGCCCTATCGGTAAAAGCAGATAAGGCCGCGCCCGCCACGCTGGGACCTCTCTCTAGTTCTCCACCCCGCGGAGCCGGTCCTCTCATATATACCGATATACCGAACAGCGGGAACCGAACGCGGACGGACTACGCGGTCTTGATCTCTCCGAGGTAGGCCTGCCGGATCATCTCGTTCTCGCGCAGGCTCTTTGCGGTGCCCGACAGCACGACTTGGCCGGTCTGCAGCACGTAGCCGCGGTGCGCGATGCTGAGCGCCATATTCGCGTTCTGCTCGACGACGAAGATCGACGTCCCCTGCTTGTTGATCGTCTGGATGATGTCGAAGACCTGCTCGACGAAGGCCGGGGAGAGCCCCATCGACGGCTCGTCCATGCAGAGCAGCTGCGGCCGGGCCATGAGCGCGCGGCCGATCGCCACCATCTGCTGCTCGCCGCCGGAGAGCGTGCCGGCCAGCTGGGTGCGGCGTTCCTTCACGCGCGGGAAGAGCGCGTAGACGCGGTCGAGGTCGTCCGCGATGCCGGCCGTGTCGCTGCGGGTGAACGCGCCCATCTCGAGGTTCTCGAAGACCGTCATCCGCGGAAACAGCCGGCGGGCCTCCGGCACCGGAGCGATGCCGCGGCGGACGCGCTCCGCGGTTGAGAGCCGGGAGATCTGCTCGCCGC
Proteins encoded in this region:
- a CDS encoding ABC transporter ATP-binding protein translates to MSSEPISAGRPLLEFKDVDTYYGELHALKRVNYEIGVGEIVCLLGGNASGKSTTMKTVLGLVRPTRGTVIYRGEQISRLSTAERVRRGIAPVPEARRLFPRMTVFENLEMGAFTRSDTAGIADDLDRVYALFPRVKERRTQLAGTLSGGEQQMVAIGRALMARPQLLCMDEPSMGLSPAFVEQVFDIIQTINKQGTSIFVVEQNANMALSIAHRGYVLQTGQVVLSGTAKSLRENEMIRQAYLGEIKTA
- the dnaG gene encoding DNA primase, with the protein product MAGRSREVTDEIRRRINILDVVSAHVTLKRSGRRYTGLCPFHSEKTPSFTVNPELGFFYCFGCHAGGDVFDFVMRLGGVAFPDALADLADRAGVRIERTPEEERQGGERERLLRTVAEAEAYYRAQLAGEEGLAARRYLAERGVSAEAVEAFRLGFAPAGWDGLLRALRSRGFDGTALEQAGLAVARAGGDPSRSASGHYDALRNRLIFPIRDLQSRPVAFGGRALDDATPKYLNTRETALFVKGRTLFALEAARPAIRENGEAVVVEGYMDALACHQFGVGAAVASLGTALTQDQVLLLKRFASRAVLVYDADASGMDAAERGLAIFEQAELPVRVAVLPGGADPDEFLREKGPEAFREVLAGARSVFDYRFAMASARHDARTVEGKVGIVDELSQLIIIAPNPVRQSEYVRLLAERLGVREDAIRGQMRRLAKDRDEPRRPPTAPRTSQGAVGTAPRGADGRAGAEALLLHLLVADAAVRSAVRGLVDADAFREPVHHALAQALLNPEAEGLEPGRLRERLRDERVISLLSRFLIEEPPVRGDARRIAEGCLRTMRLVEVGERIDRLTAEHAEAVRGRDDGRRDRLAVELLEARKEKERIRELKVSV
- the rpoD gene encoding RNA polymerase sigma factor RpoD encodes the protein MEAEKALATLPAEMRQLVEQGRRRGYVTYEEIQEAVPQVEHTLDEYDKIYGMLGDLEIKVVDDPKEAEKEKEEEEAEPVELEPLEGVSIDDPVRMYLKEIGKVPLLSSADEVKLAKRMERGDEDAKRRLIEANLRLVVSIAKKYVGRGMLFLDLIQEGNLGLIRAVEKFDWRKGYKFSTYATWWIRQAITRALADQARTIRIPVHMVETINKLIRISRQLLQEYGREPTPEEIGQVMKMPTERVREIIKIAQEPISLETPIGEEEDSHLGDFIEDQDALAPAEAASFTMLKEQLEGVLDTLTPRERKVLKLRFGLDDGRPRTLEEVGREFGVTRERIRQIEAKALRKLRHPSRSKRLKDFIE